The following proteins are encoded in a genomic region of Drosophila miranda strain MSH22 chromosome 4, D.miranda_PacBio2.1, whole genome shotgun sequence:
- the LOC108164240 gene encoding tetratricopeptide repeat protein 30 homolog — protein MLHQGIILREGHVTRTIYNLIKDKRYEDVIECITNIGEAANTRAGLSTLGHCYYHAQKYEEAATCYEQLCQLAPKEAKYRFYYAQSLYQAGIFAEALRVLKQISDQEEELREHCLQLQSAILYSSEDYAGAQSFLNQRAGGTADTLNDEGCLLYQADQHETAVQRFQAALQVGGFNPLVAYNVALAHFQRKQRAQALDYTSEIVERGVRNHPELGIGAQVDTDGSARSVGNPITMAMSGITQALNLKAALEYQDGNEEAARDALLDLPPRAESELDPVTLHNMALTDVQGPVAGLRKLAFLLQLGAPSCPKETFANILLICCRHELYETAADILAEHTDLTYKYLSQYLYELLDALITVQTSVELAEKKLGTLASSLAGKLRSLAAKVQEVRATNEQHALRDALKDYEQALELYLPVVMARAWISWRDDDFVGAEREFHSSAEFCSENAVWRLNAGHVLFMQGDKYNEAAAFYEPIVRQHSDDIMSVSAAVLANLCVSYIMTFQNEEAEELMRKVEKAEELKGNLGKQYHHLCIVNLVVGTLYCAKSNYEFGLTRIAHALEGGAGGRLYADTWLHVKRCILGLLTGMAKQNIILPYTAVQEVLSFLRSCEAYGLFTPANIFTATEQVPEEPLTIGLEARKLRLLLLKLSEYENC, from the exons ATGCTGCATCAGGGAATCATCTTGCGCGAGGGACATGTCACCCGAACCATATACAATCTG ATCAAGGACAAACGCTATGAGGATGTGATTGAGTGTATAACGAACATTGGCGAGGCAGCCAATACAAGGGCGGGCCTGTCCACCTTGGGACATTGCTACTACCACGCCCAGAAGTACGAGGAGGCGGCCACCTGCTACGAGCAGCTCTGCCAGCTGGCCCCCAAGGAAGCCAAGTACAG ATTCTACTATGCCCAGTCGCTCTACCAGGCTGGCATCTTTGCGGAGGCATTGAGAGTCCTGAAACAGATCAGTGaccaggaggaggagctgcgGGAGCACTGCCTGCAGCTGCAGAGTGCCATTCTGTACTCAAGCGAGGACTATGCCGGGGCCCAGAGCTTCCTCAATCAGCGCGCGGGTGGCACCGCGGATACCCTCAATGATGAAGGATGCCTGCTCTATCAGGCCGATCAGCATGAGACGGCAGTTCAGCGGTTCCAGGCCGCCCTGCAGGTGGGCGGCTTTAATCCTCTGGTGGCCTACAATGTGGCCTTGGCCCACTTTCAGCGGAAGCAGCGAGCCCAGGCCCTCGACTACACCTCGGAGATTGTGGAGCGGGGAGTGCGAAACCACCCGGAACTGGGTATTGGCGCCCAGGTGGACACCGATGGCAGTGCGCGCAGTGTGGGCAATCCCATAACGATGGCCATGTCCGGCATAACGCAGGCTCTCAATCTGAAGGCTGCGCTGGAGTATCAGGACGGAAACGAGGAGGCGGCTCGGGACGCTCTGCTTGATCTGCCGCCGCGGGCCGAGAGCGAACTGGATCCGGTAACGCTCCACAATATGGCCCTCACCGATGTCCAGGGTCCTGTGGCGGGTCTCCGCAAGCTGGCCTTCCTCCTCCAGCTGGGAGCTCCCTCCTGTCCCAAGGAGACCTTCGCCAATATCCTGCTCATTTGCTGCCGCCACGAGCTGTACGAGACGGCCGCCGATATCCTGGCAGAGCACACCGATCTCACCTACAAGTATCTCTCGCAGTATCTGTACGAGCTGCTGGATGCCCTGATCACCGTCCAGACCAGCGTCGAGCTGGCGGAGAAGAAGCTGGGAACCCTAGCCTCCAGTCTGGCCGGGAAGCTGCGCAGCCTGGCCGCCAAGGTGCAGGAGGTGCGGGCCACCAATGAGCAGCATGCCCTCAGGGATGCCCTCAAGGACTACGAACAGGCACTGGAACT ATATCTGCCGGTGGTTATGGCACGTGCCTGGATCTCCTGGCGCGACGACGATTTCGTTGGAGCGGAACGTGAGTTCCACTCGAGTGCCGAATTCTGCTCAGAGAATGCTGTGTGGCGTCTGAATGCCGGCCATGTGCTCTTCATGCAGGGCGACAAGTACAACGAGGCGGCGGCCTTCTACGAACCGATTGTGCGACAACACTCCGATGAT ATCATGTCCGTTTCAGCTGCTGTGCTGGCCAATCTCTGTGTATCGTACATCATGACCTTTCAGAACGAGGAGGCCGAGGAGCTGATGCGCAAAGTGGAGAAGGCCGAGGAGCTCAAGGGCAACCTGGGCAAGCAGTACCACCATCTCTGCATTGTCAATCTGGTTGTGGGCACCCTCTACTGCGCCAAATCCAACTACGAGTTCGGTCTGACACGGATTGCCCACGCCCTAGAGGGTGGTGCCGGTGGCAGGCTCTATGCGGATACCTGGCTCCACGTGAAACGCTGCATTCTCGGGCTGCTCACGGGCATGGCCAAGCAGAACATCATCCTGCCCTACACCGCTGTGCAGGAAGTCCTCAGCTTCCTCAGATCCTGTGAGGCTTATGGCTTGTTTACGCCGGCTAATATTTTCACTGCCACAGAACAGGTGCCCGAGGAGCCGCTGACCATTGGATTGGAGGCCCGGAAATTGCGATTGTTGCTGCTCAAACTCAGCGAGTATGAAAATTGTTGA